The sequence TATTATTCCAGGGGAAGTAAGCACCAAGTCCAAGTTTTTCGCCGAGCTTTTTTGCAATCCACCAATTTGGCTTTTGATCATTTGGTTCATCAATAACCGGTTGTCGAATTCCAACAAAGCCTTCTTTAAAGGGTGAGGTATTTAGATCATCGTATCTTTCAAGATAAACCGATTCGGGAAGTACAACATCAGCCCAGCCGGCAATTTCACTTGGAATTACATCAACAACTACCATCAAATCTAAATTTTGAATTGCGTGAATAGTTTCTTTTCTATTGGGCAAAGCCTGAATAAGATTTGTACCGTAAACGAACCACCCTTTTATCGGATATGGTTTACCTGATATTGTTGCCGCACGAATTCCTGTAGAGATTTGTTCGCCGGAAGCAAATGGATATTTCATATCAGGGTTGTCAAGCGGTTCTTTCTTTAATTCAGGATAAACCGGGTAAGGATATTTTGGAACCGGGAAAGAGTAAGGAACATAAAATCCACCCTTGCTTCCCCAACTTCCAAGCAGTGCATTGAGCAGTGCAATTGCTCTGCTGCGTTGTGTGTCATCGCCATACCATGTTGCGTGTCTCCCCGGATGAACTAGTGTTGAGGGTTTGAAACGAGCCATCTCGCGTGCAGTAGCTCTAATAATTTCAGGCTCAATTCCTGTTTCAACATAAGCCCATTCAGGAGTGTAGATAGAAACTTCCTGTGAGAATTTATCAAAACCGTAACCATATTTTTCAATGTAATCTGAATTGTAAAGCTTTTCATTTACTATCACACTCATCCAGGCAAGCAGTAATGCTAAATCTAACCCGGGTTTTATCGGCAGGTAATATTTTGCTTTACTTGCTGCGACCGAAAATCTCGGATCAACCACAATAATTGAAGAGCCACTTTCAACTGCGCGAGAAAATTCTTGAACCTGTGTATTGTGCATATTTTCTCCGAGATGAGAACCAATAAGCACAAGACATTTTGCGTTTTCAATATCAGTTCTTTCGGGCGAACCGACTATATCACCAAATGTAAGTTCAAAGCCAACTTCGCGTGGACCGCGGCATTGTGCAAAGGAAGGGGCTGTTTCATTCGGGCTTCCATAGGCACGAAGCATGTGTTTTATAAAATTCCCGCCTATTCCATGTGAGAATAAAGCAATTGATTCGGGTCCATAAGCTGATTTTATTTTATTCATTTTCTCGGTAATAAAATCAAATGCTTCGTTCCAGGTAACTTCAACCCACTTTTCTTCACCCCGATCAGCTCTTCTGATCAACGGTCTCTTTAATCTCTCAGGGTCACGATGAGCACCAACCCCACCTGTTCCGCGCGGGCATAATCTTCCACTGCTTAATGGATCGAGCGGATTACCTTCGACTTTCCAAAGCTCACCATCTTTTACATAAGCGATAGCACCGCATTTCCAGAAACATAAATCGCAGTAAGTTGGAATTTTCTTAATCCCTTTTACTTTTTCTTTGTTGATTTTTTCTGATCCTTTAAAAATAGTTTTAGCCGAACCAGTAAGTACAGCGGCAGTAGCTATTGTTGCACCTGAAATTTTTAGAAATCTTCTTCGGGATATTGAGTTCATTTCATTCTCGAAATTTTTGTGTTTGATAAATTCTTTTTGAAATATTCATGATTGACATTTATGAATATCAACTTTATTGCCAATTGGATATTTGTAATTTGGAGAATATGATAAGATTAGAAGTGATTTTTTTTTCATATTATAGAAAATGCAATCACGAATTCTTAGAGTTGAGAAATAAATATTTTCAGCGGGTAAATTATTTACTCTGAAAAGCAGGATAATATTTGATAAAATAAAACAGCGCAGCGCCAATTAAGATGAGTAAGCCTTTTCCAACCTTCAATATTTTGGCAGCACACATTTTTTACTAACACGTTTCAACAGCATTTCAAAATCATACAAACTCTCACTCATCACATCCGAACCTTCAGCGTGACAGGTTAGACAAGCACCAACAAGTAAAATTCTTTTTTGTTCTTTAAGGTTAAATGGTCTTGTGTTTGTACGTGTTGACGAGGATTCCTCTCTCGTTTGCAGAAATCCAATCCAGGCATCCTTTGGTAATCCATCTTCCGGATGGTTTAATAATTGCGATTGAAAATTCCACTCACCTTTTTTAGAATAAAATAATTCCCCTTTACCGTAGCCAATAGCAAGCGGATTATTATGGCACGATTGGCATGATCGTCCGGTCTTATTGATTGTATGAGAAAAGGTTGGGACAAATAATCTTTTAAAGATTTTTTTATCAGAATTATTTTTCATATTGTCAATTGTAAGAACCATTCCCGGCAGAAATGTATTAATGATTTCATTTCCATCTTTTCCTTTTCTAACACCGAGGACAGGATAATCTACATAAAAATCTGATGGAGTTTCATTCCAGCTACCTGTGATATCTTTGTTTTCTAATAAATCATATCCCTCAAGTTTCGGATCAAACTCCGTGTGGCAGCCAACGCAGTGCGAGACCCATTCAGTGTGACACGAACTGCAACTTAACTTTTTATGTGCGTTACCCTCAATGCAAATTTTTGCCGGCGGATTTAATTTCAACTTTTGCTTACTTGATTTTGTCAGTAGATATTTTTGACTGGATGATTTAACATAAGTGTTAATTAGAGGAATATTTGATTTGGTTGTAATTAAAAATTTTTCATTTCCAATGCGAGCATTTCTTAAATCCACAATTTTTTTTGACTCGTAATCAAGCTGCAAATAACTAACTGATCCGGATTCGTTTGAGTGACAATCAATGCACTGCACTTTGGTCTGCTCTTCCATATGCTCGTACGAATTTCCATCTCCCATAATCTCAAGAGAAACATGACAATCAATACAAATCATTCCTGCAGAGTGATGAACATCGTCCTTAGTTTTTTGAAAAACCCTCCCATCCATTAAAAGTCTAAAATTATTTTTATCTTTTATCTCACTTGTGGAATAAAGCGTTTCAAACCAGCCTTCATAATTTGTTGAGATGCGACCTGAGCGGCTGTGACATCCGAAGCAATGATCATTAGTTACATTTAAGCTTAATTGAGGATGAATTTCCGGAAAACTTTCAAACTGATTTTTGTTTTCGTTTGACTTTTCACGTTTGACCTTTGCCTTTTGGTAACTGTTTAATTGCTCGATTGCCAAATTGCTGTAATTAAGATGACAAGCATTGCAGCCCCCACCACGTGATAATTCATTAATCGCACCCCATTCCGTTTTTTTATTTGAGAGATGACACGAGGCACAAAGATTCCTGTTGTGATTATCTGCATTTGATTGAGTCAAATCTTTTACATCAAAATGACCATCCGGTCTGGCTAACTCATCAAATGCAAAACGATTTACAGCAATTACTCCGCTCATTGTATTCATCAAAGAACTGATTATTCGTTCAGGAATTCCAGGATGACAATTTACAGCGCCGCAAGTTTTTGCCGCGTCTGAAGTGTTTCCCGGTATGAGTATCATTCCCTTATGAGCAAATATTTTATTGGATGTATTTGGATTTCCGAGATGACAGGCATTACAACCAATAATTTGAGGTGAATGAGATGGTTCAAACCCCTCCATTTCATCGTGACAATTTACACAGCCGTTAAACGCAGTTTTATTGATAAAAGACCCACTTACGTAAAAAGCAAAGACGTAAATAATCAATATTAATAAAGATGAAAAAAATATTTTTTTGCTTAGAGTCAATTCTAATAATTCTTTGCCTGATTAAAACATTACTTCTAAAATAGATTCCACGAAAGGAAAATAAAACACTTGTTATAATCAAAATATTATTTCGAAATAATTATTTAGAGTGAAGCAAAGAGCTGTTCTCTATGTTAAGAATTTCAATCAACTTAGTTCTCAATAATGAAACTAAAAGTCAATTATTGTGTGAATTAAGTCTGAAATAAACTTAATTATTTGGTAAAAGAATTGACTCTTCTTTTTCATTAAAAGAATAATTGAATACTATAAACAAAAACTAATTCAAAACAATCAAACTAATTATTAAAATTAAAAGAAGGGATTCTATATGTGCAAAAAACTTTTTTCTATTGTAACTGTATTCGTTTTGGCTTTGATTATGATTCAAAGTGCAAGCGCAACTGACGGCTATTTCCGACACGGTTACGGAATAAAATACTCCGCACTTGCAGGCTCTGGAGTTGCTATTTCATTAAGTTCACTCGGCGCAATAAATAACCCTGCCTTACTAACTTACGTTGACAGCAGGTTAGATATAAACGTTTCATTATTCAGCCCGTCCCGTGAGTACACTATTACAGGCGCTCCATCAGGTTTTCCCGGAACATTTGGACTTACACCCGGCACAATAGAAAGTGAATCAAACTTTTTTATTTTCCCCACAATGGGTATCGCCTATAAGATCAATCCGACTATGAGTCTTGGTTTAGCTTTTTACGGCAATGGCGGAATGAACAGTGACTACCCTGCTCAAACATTTTATGACCCAACCTCCCCTTCCACAGGAGTAAATATTGAACAAATGTTTGCCGCCGCCACTTACTCAATTGAAATTGCAAAAGGTCATTCACTTGGAGTAAGTGCTTTACTTGGATGGCAAAGGTTTGCTGCAAAAGGATTAATTGCGTTTTCTAATTTCTCAAGTGATCCTGCAAGTTTAACTGGTAATTCATTTTCAACCGCTTTTGGATATGGTGGAAAGATCGGTTATGTTGGAAAGTTCACTGACTTTTTAAGTTTTGGTGCGGCGTATCAAACTAAATTATCAATGCAGAAGTTCGAACGTTATCAGGGCTTGTTTGCTGAAAAAGGTGACTTCGATGTTCCTGCTTCATGGACAGCCGGTGTTGCAGTTGTTCCGATGGAAAACCTGACAGTCCTGCTTGATGTTCAACAGATTCTTTACAGCGGAATAAACTCAGTCGGCAATCCAATGGATTTAATCAATAATTCCCCTGCTTTACCCGACGGAAATCCAAATCCAAACTTTAAAGCTCTTGGCAATGAAGAAGGATGGGGTTTCGGATGGGAAGATGTAACTGCTGTAAAATTTGGTTTAATGTATAAACTTGACGATACATGGACCATACTCGGTGGTTATTCTTTCAATTCACAGCCGATTCCGGAAAGCGAAGTCATGTTTAATATTCTTGCCCCTGCTGTCGTTCAACATCATATTACACTTGGCTTGAGCAAACTTATTGGAAGTAATGAAATAAATTTTGCAATGATGTACGCTCCTGCTGTAACTGTTGAAGGACCAAATCCGATGGAAGCGCCCGGTGCACAAACAATCGGAATAAAAATGAGTCAGTTCCAAATTGATTTTGGTTATGCATTTACTTTTTAATTTTTAGTCAATCTAATTAAGGGCATCATTCCGGTGCCCTTTTTATTAAATATTTATAACAAGGAATAAAATGTCGAAAAAATTCTTTTTAATAATTTACATATTCTTATTTATCAATGCCGCTTCAGCCTCTGATCATGGTATTTACATGCGTGTTGTAAAAGATATAAAGGGAGACTACTCCAAAGTTTGTGCAAGTGTTAAACAATCGCTGCAATCTGCCGGCTTCAAAATTTTAGCCGACCATGACATAACTACACCAGACAGAGTAAAAGAGGATAGAAAAGATCTTTGCGGATATAGGGGAAAGCTTTTTGTTTTTACAAATGACGAATACATCAAAGCAATCACTTCATTCGGTAATAAATATTTATCCGCTGGATTCTTTCGTGTAGGAATTCATGAAACAAATGAAGGTATTCAAATAATCATCGCCGATCCTGAAACGATTGATCGAATTATTTTTAATGACTTGAACGATGATCAGTACAATAAGGCTGTAAAAAAAATAGTCCCATTTAAAACGAAAATTATTGATGCTATTCATTCTCTTAAACTTGATTCAAACGTAAAAGAAGTACGTGAGCCAAAAAGAAGTGATGAAGATATTCGCGATGCTTCTAAAGATATGATCATGATGGTAGGCGATATGACTTTCTTTGAAGATGAAGATCAGTTTCCGGAAATTTATTCACAGAAAAAAAATGTAACCGTTGAAGGTTTGGAAAAACTAAAACAAAAATTTATAGCAAACATTAAAAACTTTTCACCCAACCAGGAAGATAAAGAATATCGCTGGAGCGAAAATCTAAAAGAGGATCTTAAATGGAAAGTAATCAGTGAAGTTTACTCTCCGGATAAAAAAGCAATTCTTTTGGGAATTACAAGGAATCAAACAGAAGGAGTTTCCTTTTATATCGTTGGTGATGAAACTAAAGAAAATAGCTGCCCCGGGCTTGATCATCTTACTGCTTATCCCATCGAAGTTTTACTGATGATTAAAGGTGATAAAATTGTTGTTCACACTCCAAGGGAGATGTTGAGAATGGACATGTACTTTTGGGATGCCGGAATGAAAGCTTTTATGGATCACATGAGTATGCCCGATATACTTGATGAATCTATTTACCGTGCTTTGTTTGCGAAGGATAAAGATTAGTAATACTAAAGGTGGTCAGTTTTTTTTTACTGATCACCTTTTGGGATTAAATTATTATCATTTTGTTTTTATTTGCTGTTGTTAAATTTTAAAAATGAGCCTTTTGATAATTTATAATCAATAAGAAACTACTGTCAGACTTAGCCTGTCGAAGTCTGGAGATGATCAAAATTATCATCCTTCGACAAGCTCAGGATGACAGTCGAAAAATTTTTCAGAAGATTCATACGCAAAAAATTATTCTGCTGTTTTTCTTAATACAGTATTTGCTGTTTGATAGGCTTACGGACAACAAATAAAGAAGAATTGCAGAAATGATTTTGTAATTTTGAGTAGCCGATATTTAATTATTATTGAAAGCGATGGAAGAGCAGACTACCGATACAATATTAAACTCTTTAGCAGAAGGTGTATTTACTGTTGACAAAAATTTTAAAATAAATTTTTTCAATTCTGCTGCTGAAAAAGTAACAGGGCTCGATAGAAAAGACGTGATTGGAAAATTTTGCAAGCACGTTTTAAAATCAGAACTTTGCTATCTGAATTGTCCCATTGCTTCAATCCTTGAAAATGGAAAAAGCATTTTCGACTTAGAAACACAAATACAGCGTAGTGACGGCAAAGTATTGCAGATTCGTATGAATGCCGCTGTCTTAAAAAATGCTTCTAATGAACCAACCGGTGGAATAATTTCTTTCCGCGATATGTCTGCTTACAAAGAACTTCGCCAATATCTCGAACACAATACACAATTTTACGGCATAGTTGGTTATAGTAAACCAATGCAGGAAATATTTTCTTTGATAACAGAAATTTCGAACACTGATGCAACAATATTGATAATAGGTGAAACCGGTACGGGTAAAGAATTAATTGCGAACGCTGTTTACCTAACGAGCAAAAGAAAAAATAATAAATTTGTGAAAGTTAATTGCGCAGTTCTTCCGCCGCAGCTTCTTGCAAGTGAATTGTTTGGTCATTCTAAAGGCGCTTTTACAGATGCAGTGAAAGAAAGGATGGGGCGTTTTGAATATGCCGATGGAGGTACAATTTTCCTAGATGAAATTGCCGAGATACCTATTCAAATGCAATTGCAATTACTGCGAATAATTCAGGAAGGAGCTTTCGAGCGATTGGGTGAATCGCAAACCCGTAAGGTGGATGTAAGAATTATTGCCGCAACAAATGTAAATATTGAAGAGGCTATTAAAAACGGTACATTCAGAGAAGACCTGTATTACAGGTTGAATGTAATCCCGATAGAGGTTCCCCCATTAAGAAAAAGACGAGAGGATATTCCTCATCTTGTAAATCATTTTATTAAAAAATTTGCTTTACTCTATTCAAAAGATATAACTCAGATTGACGATAAAGGGATGGATTTGCTTTACAGATATGATTGGCGTGGTAACGTACGCGAACTTGAAAATGCAATTGAATATGCTATGATCAGATGCAAATCATCCGACACCTTGTGCGCTTGCAGTTTACCTGTATATCTGCGTAATAATGTTAAATGCAGTAAAGAAAAAAATCATATATCCGATCCTTCCTCATCAGAAATATTAAGGCTGCTCGAACTCCATCAGTGGAACAGGTCAAAGGTAGCAAAGGAATTAAGTATTAACCGATCAACTCTCTGGCGAAAATTAAAATCAATGGGTATAGAATAAATCAACATTATAATTCACTACTCCCTTCCTCAATGTTGCAATGCAACAAAATGATGCACCATCCTTTAACATTTTACAACCAAATAAGATAGCACCATAAACTTACTGCAGTGTTGCAACTGCCGCATTTATAGCATTCAAATTTTTATCTCTAACTCAATATTTTTTCTGGTAAAAGATTTGCTTGTATAAAAATATTATGAGCGAAATGTTAGCAAATCATTATTTCCAGAATCGTAAATTCATTACAGCCGCACCCTTGCTTGAAAAAGCTCTTAAGTATTCCAATGATGATTCTTTAAAGAAGAAGCTAATCATCTGTTACGCAGAAACCGGAAGAATTTCTGAAGCATTTAATTTATTCTGCTCTCTGATTAAAACAAACATTAAAATTATTTTGGATACAAATACTGCTGATGAAGATTGCCCCTGCCCCGATCTAATTTTTCAAATGGAAAACTCATTTTATTCAAATGATTTGGATTTTACAAACTTACTTCAATTGGGAATGCTCTGGCTATTTTGCGATAAAGAAACTTCACTCAATTATTTCCAAAAGGCGTTAACAATTCAGTCCAACAATAAAGAAATTATTGATACAATATCTATAATAAAAAAACATAATCAATCTCAGATGTTATCACACTAAACTAAAAGGAGTTCAAATGAAAAGTAATTTATCAAGAAAAGAATTTTTAGTTAATGCCTCCAGAGCTGCCGTTGGTGTAACTGCAGTAGCCGGGTTCTCAAGCCTTGTTACAACTGCTACAACAAAAGCCAAACCTCTTATCACCCCCTGGCCCTGGCCTTATCAAGAGTTGGATGCAGAAGAAGTTAGACTTCAGGCTCATTATCTTTATTGGAATGATAAAGACTGCTGCGCCGGTGTATTCGGTGCTTTAGTTAATGCATTAGCTGCAAAAATAGGAGAACCATGGACTAACCTGCCAATGGAAGTTATGTTATTCGGACGCGGCGGCGGCGGAGGTTGGGGTACTCTTTGCGGTGTAATAAACGGGGGGGCAGCACTCATAAGTCTGGTTACTGAAAAAGCTGCATCAGGTCCGCTTTTAACAGAACTTTTTGGATGGTACACTCAGGCTGAATTACCAAGTGATGCAGCAAATGATATCGCAGTTAATGGCGGGTATCTTGTTCATAATTATGACGATGCATTAGTTCAGAATGTTTCCGGAAGTCCGCTTTGTCATATATCTGTTACTGAATGGTGCGTTGCAGCCGGCAAAAAAGTTAGTGATGTTGAAAGAAAAGAAAGATGCGGCAGAATCGCCGGTGATTGCGCTGCAAAAACTGTTGAACTTTTAAATGCCTACTTCGCTGGAACTTTTGTTCCAACTTATGTTGATCCTGAAACTGTTACTGCATGTTTAGGCTGCCACGGAACTGCATTCATGAATAATGTTATGACTAAAATGGAATGCACATCCTGTCATGGTGACCCGCATGATACCTCCGCAGTTGAACCAACCGGCGGAATAGTATCCTCATTTTCACTGAGTCAGAATTATCCTAATCCATTTAATCCAAGCACGAAAATTAATTTTGCAGTCCCGCAAACAGAAAAGGTTCGTCTTGATGTTTATGATATTCAGGGTAAATTAATTAAATCCTTAGTTGATTACGATCTGTATCAGCCAGGGAATTACAGTGTTGAATGGAACGGAAGAGATAATCACGGTAAGAATGTTGCCAGTGGCATTTACTTTGTCAAAATGCAGGCAGGTAAATTTGCACAAACAAAAAAGATGAATCTTGTAAAATAAACTTTATAAATCTTAAATTCTTTTTACTCATTGCTTTAAATGGCGGTCACTTAATCAGTGATCGCCATTTTTTTTAATTAAAATCTTTCCAACTCAGGTTATTAATACGAATAAATCTTTAAACCGTTAAAACGGTTTCCTTCGCTGCTCGAGCTTTTTTAACCTATGGAATAAATTCCATAGAGAACCGAAATAGTTTTTCTGATTGTATTTCCCTTTCAGGTTCTCAATGCGATTTATCGCATTGAAAAAACATAGACTAAAAAAGTCTTAACGGTTTTAACCGTTTACCTACCCACCCATTAAACAGTTAAAACGGATTTGCGACTGGTTTAGCTTCTTTTTAGCAGGTGTTTTTATGTAACACTTACTGAAGCCAAAACTATTTACACTTTAGTTACGAACACTCAAATGAACAATTATAAATTGGAAATCTTGAATAGCGAATTAAAGATTAGAAAAATATTTATAATAATCGTAGTAAGTGCTTGGCATAATCCTTAAAATGTCTCTCAAGGATCATCAAAATAAAATATAGTTACTATTGCAAAAATGTTATATTTTTTGGCTGTATGATTTGATCTTTTAGTTAATTTCAACTAATAATACAAGGAGGGGTTATGTCCCCAAAGTCAGATGCAAGTCAGGTAAAGTTTAATCTTCTTTTCAAGAATCATCCACTACCGATGTGGATTTACGATATTCAATCTCTCGCCTTTCTCAAAGTTAATGACGCTGCTGTAAAATATACGGCTACTCACGTAAAAAATTCCTTACACTTACTCTAAAAGATATCAGACCCAAAGAAGATGTTTCCCGGTTGATAAAGGATGTTTCTAAAAAACGTCCGGCACTTCAACAATCCGACGATTGGCGGCACAAATTAAAAAGCGGAAAAATTATTGATGTTGAAATAACTTCTCACACAATAAAATATAACGGTCGTAAAGCTGCGCTTGTAACTGCAAAAGATATTACCGATAAAAAACTTGCAGAAGAAAAAATAAATAAACTGAATAAAGTTTATGCTGTTTTAAGCGAGGTCAATCAAACAATAGTGCGCATCCGAGACGATAAGAAGTTATTTAAAAACATTTGCCGCATAGCTGTTGAGAAAGGCGGCTATGTAATGGCGTGGATTGGAATGATTGATACAAAAGAAAATAAAGTAAAAGTAATTGCTTCAGCAGGTGTTACTAAAGATTACTTAAAAAAAATAAATATTGATTTGAATGATAAAAAGCGAAGCGGCGGACCGACGGGATTAGCAGTAAAAACCGGCAAGCACGTTATTTCTAATAATATTGAAGAAGACAAAAGAATGCTTCCCTGGCGAAAGGATGCAATCAAATACGGTTACAAATCTTCTGCATCTTTTCCAATTAAATTGTTTGGTAAAGTTGTTGGATCATTCTCCCTTTACTCATCGCAGGAATTGTTTTTTAATCATGAGGAAATAAAACTCCTCCATGAGATGGTTAAGGATTTATCCTTTGCTTTAGAATTTATTAAAGAAGAAAATATAAAAAGAGAGGCTGAGGAAGCATTGCGTGAAAGCGAAGAAAATCTTTCTATTACTTTACATTCCATCGGGGACGCAGTAATTACAACAGATAATAAAGGCATTATAAATAAGATGAATCCAACTGCAGAAAAATTATGCGGCTGGAAAATAAATGGTGTAAAAGGAAAACATCTCAATGATGTATTTAGAATAATAAATGCTGATAGCCGATTGGCGGTTGAAAGTCCATTTGAGAAAGTAATTAAAACCGGTAAAGTGATAGGTTTAGCAAACCATACAGTACTTATATCCCGCGATGGAAAAGAAAGAAATATAGCTGACAGTGCTGCGCCAATTAAAGATGCTAATGGAAAAATTAAAGGCGTGGTACTTGTATTTTCTGATGTGACTGAAGCATATAAAACACGAAAAAAATTAGAGCGTAACGAACAACTTCTTCAAGAATCTCAGAAGATCGCTCGTTTAGGTAACTATACGTGGGATTTATCAAAAGGTTTTTGGACAAGCTCAGATATCCTTGATGATATTTTTGGAATAGATAAAAACTATATTCGTTCCTTAGAAGGTTGGGCTGCTATTGTTCATCCTGATTTCAGGGAAATAATGAAAAATTATGTTATTGAAGATGTTATAGGTAAACGCAAAAGTTTTGATAAAGAATATAAAATTGTCAGGATTAAAGATGGTAAAGAACTATGGGTTCATGGCTTGGGTGAACTTGAGTTTGATAATAAGAAACAGCCGGTAAGATTAAAAGGGACAATAAGTGATATCACCAAGCGCAAGCTGGTAGAAGAAGCATTGTTTAAAAGCCGTAAAGAATTTAAATCCTATTTTGATTCGGGTTCAATCGGTTTAAGCGTTACAGCTCCAGATAAAACCTGGCTTGAAATTAATCAACGACTTTGCAAAATGTTGGGATATACTAGAAAAGAATTAATCGGACTTACCTGGGATTTAATCACTTATCCTGAAGATATATTTGAGAATTTAAATTTGTTTCAACAAGCACTTGATGGTAAAATAGATAATTACGAGATGGACAAGAGATTTATCAGAAAAGATGGCAGAATTATTTATGTTACACTTTCGGTTGTTTGTCAGCGTAATGATGATAGGACTGTTAATCATTTTCTTTCTTCTTACAATGATATTACTGAACGTAAACAAGCCGAAGAAGCCTTGCAGAAAAGTGAAAATGAATTGCGGGTTATTCTCGAATCCACTGCTGATGGTATTTTAGCCGTTGACCAAAATGGTAAAATCATCAAAACTAATAAACGATTTGCTGAGCTTTGGAAAATACCAAAGACTCTGATTAACTTGGGAGATGATGAAGCACTTTTGAAATTTGTATTGGATCAATTACTCAACCCGGAGCAATTCCTTAATAAAGTACATCGACTTTATAATACAT is a genomic window of Ignavibacteriales bacterium containing:
- a CDS encoding molybdopterin-dependent oxidoreductase; this translates as MNSISRRRFLKISGATIATAAVLTGSAKTIFKGSEKINKEKVKGIKKIPTYCDLCFWKCGAIAYVKDGELWKVEGNPLDPLSSGRLCPRGTGGVGAHRDPERLKRPLIRRADRGEEKWVEVTWNEAFDFITEKMNKIKSAYGPESIALFSHGIGGNFIKHMLRAYGSPNETAPSFAQCRGPREVGFELTFGDIVGSPERTDIENAKCLVLIGSHLGENMHNTQVQEFSRAVESGSSIIVVDPRFSVAASKAKYYLPIKPGLDLALLLAWMSVIVNEKLYNSDYIEKYGYGFDKFSQEVSIYTPEWAYVETGIEPEIIRATAREMARFKPSTLVHPGRHATWYGDDTQRSRAIALLNALLGSWGSKGGFYVPYSFPVPKYPYPVYPELKKEPLDNPDMKYPFASGEQISTGIRAATISGKPYPIKGWFVYGTNLIQALPNRKETIHAIQNLDLMVVVDVIPSEIAGWADVVLPESVYLERYDDLNTSPFKEGFVGIRQPVIDEPNDQKPNWWIAKKLGEKLGLGAYFPWNNIEEYMDTRLKAAGLSLDELKSSGIVKAPKQPIYFEDGVEPEFATPSGKIEFYSDQLAEAGFDPVPRYTKHEEPPSGYFRMIYGRAPMHTFSKTQSNPLLHDLMSENELWVNADVSEKLGIKNGQRVKLKNQDGVISDPIKIKATERIRKDCVYLVHGFGQKSRQLHSTFKKGASDSELITKYNTDPLMGGTGMNVNFVTFEMES
- a CDS encoding outer membrane protein transport protein, whose protein sequence is MCKKLFSIVTVFVLALIMIQSASATDGYFRHGYGIKYSALAGSGVAISLSSLGAINNPALLTYVDSRLDINVSLFSPSREYTITGAPSGFPGTFGLTPGTIESESNFFIFPTMGIAYKINPTMSLGLAFYGNGGMNSDYPAQTFYDPTSPSTGVNIEQMFAAATYSIEIAKGHSLGVSALLGWQRFAAKGLIAFSNFSSDPASLTGNSFSTAFGYGGKIGYVGKFTDFLSFGAAYQTKLSMQKFERYQGLFAEKGDFDVPASWTAGVAVVPMENLTVLLDVQQILYSGINSVGNPMDLINNSPALPDGNPNPNFKALGNEEGWGFGWEDVTAVKFGLMYKLDDTWTILGGYSFNSQPIPESEVMFNILAPAVVQHHITLGLSKLIGSNEINFAMMYAPAVTVEGPNPMEAPGAQTIGIKMSQFQIDFGYAFTF
- a CDS encoding sigma 54-interacting transcriptional regulator — protein: MEEQTTDTILNSLAEGVFTVDKNFKINFFNSAAEKVTGLDRKDVIGKFCKHVLKSELCYLNCPIASILENGKSIFDLETQIQRSDGKVLQIRMNAAVLKNASNEPTGGIISFRDMSAYKELRQYLEHNTQFYGIVGYSKPMQEIFSLITEISNTDATILIIGETGTGKELIANAVYLTSKRKNNKFVKVNCAVLPPQLLASELFGHSKGAFTDAVKERMGRFEYADGGTIFLDEIAEIPIQMQLQLLRIIQEGAFERLGESQTRKVDVRIIAATNVNIEEAIKNGTFREDLYYRLNVIPIEVPPLRKRREDIPHLVNHFIKKFALLYSKDITQIDDKGMDLLYRYDWRGNVRELENAIEYAMIRCKSSDTLCACSLPVYLRNNVKCSKEKNHISDPSSSEILRLLELHQWNRSKVAKELSINRSTLWRKLKSMGIE
- a CDS encoding tetratricopeptide repeat protein is translated as MSEMLANHYFQNRKFITAAPLLEKALKYSNDDSLKKKLIICYAETGRISEAFNLFCSLIKTNIKIILDTNTADEDCPCPDLIFQMENSFYSNDLDFTNLLQLGMLWLFCDKETSLNYFQKALTIQSNNKEIIDTISIIKKHNQSQMLSH
- a CDS encoding C-GCAxxG-C-C family protein; this translates as MKSNLSRKEFLVNASRAAVGVTAVAGFSSLVTTATTKAKPLITPWPWPYQELDAEEVRLQAHYLYWNDKDCCAGVFGALVNALAAKIGEPWTNLPMEVMLFGRGGGGGWGTLCGVINGGAALISLVTEKAASGPLLTELFGWYTQAELPSDAANDIAVNGGYLVHNYDDALVQNVSGSPLCHISVTEWCVAAGKKVSDVERKERCGRIAGDCAAKTVELLNAYFAGTFVPTYVDPETVTACLGCHGTAFMNNVMTKMECTSCHGDPHDTSAVEPTGGIVSSFSLSQNYPNPFNPSTKINFAVPQTEKVRLDVYDIQGKLIKSLVDYDLYQPGNYSVEWNGRDNHGKNVASGIYFVKMQAGKFAQTKKMNLVK